A single region of the Streptomyces sp. NBC_01381 genome encodes:
- a CDS encoding ABC transporter substrate-binding protein — translation MDKRTCTALAATLAAALILGTAGCSGGQKSGGARGKNLATANNGKVIGGTPQKGGTLTVLSNTDFTHLDPARNWVMSDMNFGTRLLYRTLVSYKAAPGTAGGELVPDLATDLGTSSNGAKTWTFHLKAGVKYEDGTPVTAQDVKYNVERSFSPDLPGGADYAARYLKGAKGYQGPAKGKHLDSIRTPDDRTIVFELRRPFAEFPNVTVMPTFAPVPKAKDKGPRYDNRPFSSGPYKIETYQRNKKIVLVRNPHWDPKTDSVRKAYPDKLVMVMGLRPNQIDDRMIASQGADASTVPWYALRPESGVKVLPKADVRKRLLAESTNCTDMVQMHTGRAPFSDVKVRQAVQYALDKEVVTTSSGGPAFNDASTAYMPASLFDGKQPDTLKIPVTGNVDKAKQLLKQAGKPGGFSTKMTVSNGDKGRAEAIQQSLAKAGIKVTIETVDPSAFYATIGDTKNRTDLVYTGWCPDYPSGSTFLPFVFDGRFIKEKGNSGNHSLFRDKATMQRMDEIAAMTDAGKAGAAWRKLDGEILAKAPAVPVLVRRWPLVVGTNIAGAYGQTSFGGQLDYASVGLKNPAKSKG, via the coding sequence ATGGACAAGCGCACCTGTACCGCCCTCGCCGCCACACTGGCGGCGGCCCTCATCCTCGGAACGGCCGGCTGCTCCGGCGGACAGAAGTCGGGCGGCGCCCGGGGCAAGAACCTCGCAACGGCCAACAACGGCAAGGTGATCGGGGGGACTCCACAGAAGGGCGGAACCCTCACCGTCCTGTCGAACACGGACTTCACGCACCTCGACCCGGCCCGCAACTGGGTCATGAGCGACATGAACTTCGGGACCCGGCTGCTCTACCGCACCCTGGTCTCCTACAAGGCAGCCCCCGGAACCGCCGGCGGCGAGCTCGTCCCCGACCTCGCGACCGACCTCGGCACCTCCTCCAACGGCGCCAAGACCTGGACCTTCCACCTCAAGGCAGGGGTCAAGTACGAGGACGGAACGCCGGTCACCGCGCAGGACGTCAAGTACAACGTCGAGCGATCCTTCTCCCCCGACCTGCCCGGCGGCGCCGACTACGCCGCCCGCTACCTCAAGGGCGCCAAGGGCTACCAGGGCCCCGCCAAGGGCAAGCACCTGGACTCCATCAGGACACCGGACGACAGGACGATCGTCTTCGAACTGCGCAGGCCCTTCGCCGAGTTCCCCAACGTGACGGTGATGCCCACCTTCGCCCCGGTGCCGAAGGCGAAGGACAAGGGGCCTCGGTACGACAACCGTCCGTTCTCCTCGGGCCCGTACAAGATCGAGACGTATCAGCGCAACAAGAAGATCGTGCTGGTCCGCAACCCCCACTGGGACCCCAAGACGGACTCGGTACGCAAGGCGTACCCGGACAAGCTGGTCATGGTGATGGGGCTGCGGCCCAATCAGATCGACGACCGGATGATCGCCAGCCAGGGCGCGGACGCCTCCACCGTCCCGTGGTACGCGCTGCGGCCGGAGAGCGGGGTGAAGGTGCTGCCCAAGGCCGATGTCCGCAAGCGGCTGCTCGCCGAGTCGACCAACTGCACCGACATGGTGCAGATGCACACCGGGCGGGCACCGTTCAGCGACGTGAAGGTCCGTCAGGCCGTTCAGTACGCCCTCGACAAGGAAGTCGTGACCACCTCCTCCGGTGGCCCCGCCTTCAATGACGCTTCCACCGCCTACATGCCCGCCTCCCTCTTCGACGGCAAGCAGCCCGACACACTGAAGATCCCCGTCACCGGCAATGTGGACAAGGCGAAGCAGCTGCTCAAGCAGGCCGGGAAGCCGGGCGGCTTCAGTACCAAGATGACGGTCTCCAACGGCGACAAGGGGCGGGCGGAGGCGATCCAGCAGTCGCTCGCCAAGGCCGGCATCAAGGTCACCATCGAGACGGTCGACCCGTCCGCGTTCTACGCCACCATCGGCGACACCAAGAACCGCACCGACCTCGTCTACACCGGCTGGTGCCCCGACTACCCGTCCGGCTCCACCTTCCTGCCCTTCGTCTTCGACGGCCGCTTCATCAAGGAGAAGGGGAACTCCGGCAACCACTCCCTCTTCCGCGACAAGGCGACCATGCAGCGGATGGACGAGATCGCCGCGATGACCGATGCCGGGAAGGCCGGCGCGGCCTGGCGGAAGCTGGACGGCGAGATCCTCGCCAAGGCGCCGGCCGTGCCCGTCCTGGTCCGGCGCTGGCCGCTGGTGGTGGGGACCAACATCGCGGGCGCGTACGGGCAGACCTCCTTCGGCGGCCAGCTCGACTACGCCTCGGTCGGTCTCAAGAACCCGGCCAAGAGCAAGGGTTGA